The following proteins are co-located in the Nocardia bhagyanarayanae genome:
- the resB gene encoding cytochrome c biogenesis protein ResB, whose amino-acid sequence MTVADHPVTESASPRPPRQSLPGRAWALVRNTWRGLTSMRTALVLLFLLALAAIPGALLPQRNLNEQKVREYIADRPTLGPWMDRFELFDVFSSFWFTAVYVLLFVSLVGCILPRTFDHYKALRTPPVRAPRNLARLPHNYSGESTSSPEALIEHARGQLRGWRTEVRPGNREGELTLSGEKGYTREFGNLVFHLALVCLLVAIAVGKLFGYEGTVIVIANNGPGFCTTSPAVFDSFRAGNVNDGTGMTPICVRVKDFQADYLRTGQAEMFTSNISYQAGSDLTSDTWRDATLRVNHPLRVEGDRLYLQGHGYAPTFTVTFPDGQTRTETIQWRPDDAQTFLSSGVLRIDPPGGLYATDEERRKNQIAIEGLFAPTAMFHGSLLTSVFPSMDDPAVAVDIYRGDTGLDTGRSQDLFSLDQEMVRQGRLAKEARVNLRPGESTTLPNGTKVTFDGAHEFVNLQVSHDPAQQWVLVSALAMMAGLLVSLLVKRRRIWVRVYPAEEPAGTVDKRRTVVEMGGLARTDQAGWGGEFDRLRARLLEAAGDDVKTDRARTGE is encoded by the coding sequence ATGACCGTGGCCGACCATCCCGTGACCGAATCCGCGTCGCCGCGCCCGCCCCGCCAGTCACTGCCGGGTCGCGCCTGGGCGCTGGTGCGCAACACCTGGCGCGGCCTGACCAGTATGCGCACCGCGCTGGTCCTGCTGTTCCTGCTGGCCTTGGCCGCGATCCCGGGCGCGCTGCTGCCGCAGCGGAACCTGAACGAGCAGAAGGTCAGGGAGTACATCGCCGACCGTCCGACGCTCGGTCCGTGGATGGACCGGTTCGAGCTGTTCGACGTGTTCTCCAGCTTCTGGTTCACGGCTGTCTACGTGCTGCTGTTCGTCTCGCTGGTCGGCTGCATCCTGCCGCGCACCTTCGATCACTACAAGGCGCTGCGCACCCCGCCGGTCCGCGCGCCGCGCAACCTCGCGCGGTTGCCGCACAACTACTCGGGCGAGTCGACGAGCAGCCCCGAGGCGCTGATCGAGCACGCGCGTGGCCAGTTGCGCGGCTGGCGCACGGAGGTGCGGCCGGGCAACCGCGAGGGCGAGCTCACGCTCTCCGGCGAGAAGGGCTACACCCGCGAGTTCGGCAACCTGGTGTTCCACTTGGCGCTGGTCTGCCTGTTGGTGGCCATCGCGGTCGGCAAGCTGTTCGGTTACGAGGGCACCGTCATCGTGATCGCCAACAACGGTCCCGGCTTCTGCACCACCTCGCCCGCGGTGTTCGACTCCTTCCGCGCGGGCAACGTCAACGACGGCACCGGCATGACGCCGATCTGCGTGCGCGTCAAGGACTTCCAGGCCGACTACCTGCGCACCGGTCAGGCCGAGATGTTCACCTCGAACATCAGCTACCAGGCCGGATCGGATCTGACGAGCGACACTTGGCGCGACGCAACCCTCCGGGTCAACCACCCGCTTCGCGTCGAAGGCGACCGTCTCTACCTGCAAGGCCACGGCTACGCGCCGACCTTCACGGTCACTTTCCCGGACGGCCAGACCAGGACCGAGACCATCCAGTGGCGGCCCGACGACGCGCAGACCTTCCTGTCCAGCGGCGTGCTGCGGATCGACCCGCCCGGCGGCTTGTACGCCACCGACGAGGAGCGCCGCAAGAACCAGATCGCCATCGAGGGCCTGTTCGCGCCGACCGCCATGTTCCACGGCAGCCTGCTGACCTCGGTGTTCCCGAGCATGGACGACCCGGCCGTCGCGGTGGACATCTACCGCGGCGACACCGGCCTCGACACCGGACGCTCGCAGGATCTGTTCTCGCTGGACCAGGAGATGGTGCGGCAGGGACGGCTGGCCAAGGAGGCGAGGGTCAACCTGCGCCCGGGCGAATCGACGACGCTGCCCAACGGCACCAAGGTGACCTTCGACGGCGCGCACGAATTCGTGAACCTGCAGGTCTCGCACGACCCGGCGCAGCAGTGGGTGCTGGTGAGCGCGCTGGCCATGATGGCGGGCTTGCTGGTGTCGCTGCTGGTGAAGCGGCGGCGGATCTGGGTGCGGGTGTACCCGGCCGAGGAACCTGCCGGTACCGTTGACAAACGACGCACTGTAGTAGAGATGGGCGGGCTCGCCAGAACCGATCAGGCAGGCTGGGGCGGCGAATTCGACCGGCTCCGCGCGCGCCTGCTGGAGGCTGCGGGCGACGACGTGAAGACCGACCGCGCACGCACGGGAGAGTGA
- the ccsB gene encoding c-type cytochrome biogenesis protein CcsB, with product MPIDETLAGYSNLAFKSAFVIYVLALGLLIAQYASVQTRKSEARELVTAGGGAAPGVPGKVAPPPRRSRAEQFGNMAFAVLLVGIFSHLASIVLRGFATHRFPLGNMYEFITMACAAALIVGLGFLYEQKFRAMWVFLLAPVLVLMFLAGQVLYADAAPVVPALKSFWLPIHVTVVSVGSGIFLLSGVASLLFLYRIRQPEGQESDNLLGKIARRLPDARALDRLAYKTTIIGFPLFGAGVILGAVWAEAAWGRFWGWDPKETCSFIAWVLYAAYLHARATSGWRDTKAAWINVAGFVAMLFNLFIINIVISGLHSYAGLN from the coding sequence ATGCCGATCGACGAGACCCTCGCCGGGTACAGCAACCTCGCCTTCAAATCGGCGTTCGTCATCTACGTACTCGCGCTCGGCCTGCTGATCGCGCAGTACGCGTCGGTGCAGACGCGGAAGTCCGAGGCACGCGAGCTCGTCACCGCCGGCGGCGGCGCGGCGCCCGGCGTGCCGGGCAAGGTGGCCCCGCCGCCGCGCCGCTCGCGCGCCGAACAGTTCGGCAACATGGCGTTCGCCGTGCTGCTGGTCGGCATCTTCTCGCACCTGGCCTCGATCGTGTTGCGCGGCTTCGCAACCCACCGCTTCCCGCTCGGCAACATGTACGAGTTCATCACCATGGCGTGCGCGGCGGCGCTGATCGTCGGGCTCGGTTTCCTGTACGAGCAGAAGTTCCGCGCCATGTGGGTGTTCCTGCTCGCGCCGGTGCTCGTCCTGATGTTCCTCGCCGGGCAGGTGCTCTACGCCGACGCCGCTCCGGTGGTGCCCGCGCTGAAGTCGTTCTGGCTGCCCATCCACGTCACCGTGGTGAGTGTCGGCAGCGGCATCTTCCTGCTCTCCGGCGTCGCGAGCCTGCTCTTCCTGTACCGGATCCGCCAGCCCGAGGGCCAGGAGTCCGACAACCTCCTCGGCAAGATCGCCCGCAGGCTGCCCGACGCCCGCGCCCTCGACCGCCTCGCCTACAAGACCACCATCATCGGCTTCCCGCTTTTCGGCGCGGGCGTCATCCTCGGCGCCGTCTGGGCCGAAGCCGCCTGGGGCCGTTTCTGGGGCTGGGACCCCAAGGAAACCTGCTCCTTCATCGCCTGGGTCCTCTACGCCGCCTACCTGCACGCCCGCGCCACCTCCGGTTGGCGCGACACCAAAGCGGCCTGGATCAACGTCGCGGGCTTCGTCGCGATGCTGTTCAACCTCTTCATCATCAACATCGTGATCTCGGGTCTGCACTCGTACGCCGGATTGAACTGA
- the purN gene encoding phosphoribosylglycinamide formyltransferase, producing the protein MARLRVAVLASGRGSNLRALHQASLEGDARFAVSLVIGNNSGAGALAYAREVGIPAVHMSGRTHPDPDELDEAMRAALVAHGTGLVVTAGYMKKLGPSTRGEFDSRIINVHPALLPRHGGKGMYGTAVHEAVLAAGDQVSGATVHFVTEEYDAGAIIARSEVPVLADDTVESLAERVLAAEHLLLPTVVQIIATRDAAPAEL; encoded by the coding sequence ATGGCGAGGCTTCGGGTTGCGGTGTTGGCGTCGGGTAGGGGATCGAATTTGCGTGCGCTGCATCAGGCTTCGCTGGAGGGGGATGCGCGGTTCGCGGTGAGTCTGGTGATCGGGAACAACAGTGGGGCCGGGGCGTTGGCGTATGCGCGGGAGGTCGGAATTCCGGCGGTGCACATGTCGGGGCGGACGCATCCGGATCCGGACGAATTGGATGAGGCGATGCGGGCGGCGCTCGTCGCGCACGGTACGGGGCTGGTCGTGACGGCGGGCTATATGAAGAAGCTCGGGCCTTCGACGCGGGGGGAGTTCGATTCGCGCATCATCAACGTCCATCCGGCGCTGCTGCCGCGGCACGGTGGAAAAGGTATGTACGGCACGGCGGTTCACGAGGCCGTCCTCGCCGCGGGCGACCAGGTGTCCGGCGCGACGGTGCACTTCGTGACCGAGGAGTACGACGCGGGCGCGATCATCGCGCGGAGTGAAGTGCCGGTGCTGGCCGACGATACGGTCGAGTCGCTTGCCGAGCGGGTCTTGGCCGCCGAACACCTGCTGCTTCCGACGGTCGTGCAGATCATCGCGACCCGCGACGCCGCTCCCGCCGAACTCTGA
- a CDS encoding BldC family transcriptional regulator produces the protein MTAITVGGQDTLLTPGQVAALFHVDPKTVTRWAHAGRLGSLRTPGGHRRFRESEVLQLLKSLTTEATPTR, from the coding sequence ATGACTGCGATCACCGTCGGCGGCCAGGACACTCTGCTGACACCCGGCCAAGTGGCTGCCCTGTTCCACGTCGACCCGAAGACCGTCACCCGCTGGGCCCACGCCGGGCGCCTCGGCTCGCTGCGCACCCCGGGCGGACACCGCCGCTTCCGGGAATCCGAGGTGCTCCAGTTGCTGAAGTCGCTGACCACGGAAGCAACCCCCACCCGCTGA
- a CDS encoding DUF4229 domain-containing protein, protein MSDSTRPDGASSQSTARPGRRLAVNLALYTLARLALVAAITALIWLAARLISVEIPIIVAALFALIIAMPLSLTLFKKLRAKVNEDIAVVDEKRRRDKAQLRARLRGEDGPEAGK, encoded by the coding sequence GTGAGCGACTCCACTCGTCCGGACGGTGCATCGTCCCAGTCCACCGCGCGTCCCGGCCGCAGACTGGCCGTGAACCTGGCGCTGTACACCCTGGCCAGGCTGGCGTTGGTCGCGGCGATCACCGCGCTGATCTGGCTGGCCGCGCGCCTGATCTCGGTGGAGATCCCGATCATCGTCGCCGCGCTGTTCGCCCTGATCATCGCGATGCCGTTGTCGCTGACGCTGTTCAAGAAGCTGCGCGCCAAGGTCAACGAGGACATCGCGGTGGTCGACGAGAAGCGCCGCAGGGACAAGGCGCAGTTGCGCGCGCGCCTACGGGGTGAGGACGGGCCCGAGGCGGGCAAGTGA
- a CDS encoding PLP-dependent cysteine synthase family protein, whose translation MKYCDRSTPRDWVDNAVRLIDADAQRSADTHLLRYPLPVEWNIQLYLKDESTHITGSLKHRLARSLFLYAICNGWVTEGTTVVEASSGSTAVSEAYFAKLLGLDFVAVMPASTSPQKIALIEAQGGRCHFVQRPPDMYTEAARLAAECGGHYMDQFTHAERATDWRGNNNIAESIFEQMILETHPVPEWIVAGAGTGGTSATIGRYIRYRRHATKLAVVDPENSAFYGGYETGDAGYQTGMPSRIEGIGRPRVEPSFVGQVVDRMIEVPDVASIAAMRHASRVLGRRVGGSTGTNLWGVFHLIAEMLAAGRSGSVVTLLCDGGDRYAGTYFDDEWVSAQGMSLSEPTAVLDEFHATGIWNG comes from the coding sequence GTGAAGTACTGCGATCGCAGCACCCCGCGCGACTGGGTCGACAACGCGGTGCGGCTGATCGACGCGGACGCCCAGCGCTCGGCCGACACGCATCTGCTGCGCTATCCGCTTCCGGTCGAGTGGAACATCCAGCTCTACCTCAAGGACGAGTCCACCCACATCACCGGCAGCCTCAAGCACCGCCTGGCCCGCTCGCTGTTCCTCTACGCGATCTGCAACGGCTGGGTTACCGAGGGGACGACGGTGGTGGAAGCGTCCTCCGGTTCGACCGCGGTGAGCGAGGCCTATTTCGCCAAGCTGCTCGGGCTGGATTTCGTCGCGGTGATGCCCGCGAGCACGTCGCCGCAGAAGATCGCGCTGATCGAAGCACAAGGTGGCCGTTGCCATTTCGTCCAGCGGCCGCCGGACATGTACACCGAGGCGGCGCGCCTGGCCGCCGAATGCGGCGGCCACTACATGGACCAGTTCACCCACGCCGAGCGCGCCACCGATTGGCGCGGCAACAACAACATCGCCGAATCCATCTTCGAGCAGATGATCCTGGAGACGCACCCCGTGCCGGAGTGGATCGTCGCGGGCGCGGGCACCGGCGGCACCAGCGCCACCATCGGCCGCTACATCCGTTATCGCAGGCACGCCACCAAGCTCGCCGTTGTCGATCCGGAGAACTCCGCCTTCTACGGCGGTTACGAGACCGGCGACGCCGGCTATCAGACGGGCATGCCCTCGCGGATCGAGGGCATCGGCCGCCCTCGGGTGGAGCCCTCGTTCGTCGGGCAGGTCGTGGACCGGATGATCGAGGTCCCCGACGTCGCCTCCATCGCCGCCATGCGGCATGCCAGCCGGGTGCTCGGCCGCCGCGTCGGCGGGTCGACCGGCACCAACCTGTGGGGCGTGTTCCACCTGATCGCGGAGATGCTCGCGGCGGGACGCAGCGGAAGCGTGGTCACCCTGCTCTGCGACGGCGGGGACCGTTACGCCGGAACGTATTTCGACGACGAGTGGGTCTCCGCGCAGGGCATGAGCCTGTCCGAGCCCACCGCTGTCCTCGACGAATTCCACGCCACCGGCATCTGGAACGGTTAG
- a CDS encoding Clp protease N-terminal domain-containing protein yields MFERFSRAARTAVVIAQEDARELRSPSIEVEHVLLGLLAQGEPELKALLAEAGLTHESALSALNAKGRGEPLGPEDAEALRSIGIDLDAVRESLEAGFGADALDRPIPEERRGFFGRSRWSGNHIPFTKDAKKVLELSLREALARKDKSIESGHVLLGILRAPNQTTVGLFGGSGPIQDLRPKVHALLDRAA; encoded by the coding sequence ATGTTCGAACGGTTCAGCAGGGCGGCGCGGACGGCCGTGGTGATCGCGCAGGAAGACGCTCGCGAGCTGCGATCGCCGAGCATCGAGGTCGAGCACGTGCTGCTCGGTCTGCTCGCGCAGGGGGAACCCGAGCTGAAGGCGCTACTCGCCGAGGCCGGACTCACCCACGAGAGCGCGCTGAGCGCGTTGAACGCCAAGGGACGCGGCGAGCCGCTCGGCCCCGAGGACGCGGAGGCGCTGCGCTCGATCGGCATCGACCTGGACGCCGTCCGCGAATCACTGGAGGCGGGCTTCGGCGCGGACGCGCTGGACCGGCCGATCCCGGAGGAGCGGCGCGGATTCTTCGGACGCTCGCGGTGGAGCGGTAACCACATCCCGTTCACCAAGGACGCGAAGAAGGTGCTCGAGCTCTCGCTGCGAGAAGCCCTCGCCCGCAAGGACAAAAGCATCGAGTCGGGGCACGTGTTGCTCGGCATTCTGCGCGCGCCGAATCAGACGACGGTCGGATTGTTCGGCGGTTCCGGCCCGATTCAGGACCTGCGACCGAAGGTGCACGCGCTGCTCGACCGCGCCGCCTGA
- a CDS encoding phage holin family protein, whose amino-acid sequence MQLVLRLIINAVAIWLAAAWVSGIAIISPDDNGTAGKVVVALIIAIIFTVVNALVKPLVKLLSLPLIMLTLGLFLLLINALMLWLTAEITELAETTDFGLQVNGFWAAVLGGIIISLVNWVLGVLVPDND is encoded by the coding sequence ATGCAGCTAGTGCTTCGCTTGATCATCAACGCGGTCGCCATCTGGTTGGCCGCCGCCTGGGTGAGCGGTATCGCCATCATCAGTCCCGACGACAACGGCACCGCCGGGAAGGTCGTCGTCGCGCTCATCATCGCGATCATCTTCACCGTGGTGAACGCGCTGGTGAAGCCCCTGGTGAAGCTGCTGTCGCTGCCGCTGATCATGCTCACCCTCGGCCTGTTCCTGCTGCTGATCAACGCCCTGATGCTCTGGCTCACCGCGGAGATCACCGAGCTCGCCGAGACCACCGATTTCGGCCTCCAGGTGAACGGGTTCTGGGCCGCGGTGCTCGGCGGCATCATCATCTCGCTGGTGAACTGGGTGCTCGGCGTGCTCGTCCCCGACAACGACTGA
- a CDS encoding ATP-binding cassette domain-containing protein produces MNSFAPHAALAVEADALVKVFGEQRAVDGVSLAVPQGSVYGVLGPNGAGKTTTIRMLSTLLRPDGGQARIFGHDVVAEPTAVRSLLGLTGQYASVDEDLTATENLIVFSRLLGLSRAASRRKASELLEEFDLTEAANKPLKNFSGGMRRRLDLAASLIATPPLLFLDEPTTGLDPRTRAQMWDTIRRLVREGATVLLTTQYLDEADQLADRIAVIDRGKVIADGTADELKASVGGSSLHLTLVDRDQLAEARRIVGDFLGVDAQITPEAGRLTAPLPDASVTTDLLIRLREWDVAIDEITVSKPSLDEVFLTITGHPADDDERSAA; encoded by the coding sequence ATGAATTCTTTCGCACCACATGCGGCGCTCGCTGTCGAGGCGGACGCTCTGGTCAAGGTGTTCGGGGAGCAGCGGGCCGTGGACGGAGTGAGCCTGGCGGTGCCGCAGGGCTCGGTGTACGGGGTGCTCGGGCCCAACGGGGCTGGCAAGACCACCACCATCCGGATGCTGTCGACGCTGCTGCGGCCGGACGGCGGGCAGGCCAGGATCTTCGGCCACGACGTGGTCGCCGAGCCGACCGCGGTCCGCTCGTTGCTCGGGCTCACCGGCCAATACGCCTCGGTCGACGAGGATTTGACCGCCACCGAGAACCTGATCGTCTTCTCTCGCCTGCTCGGCCTGAGCCGGGCCGCCTCCCGGCGTAAGGCGAGCGAACTGCTCGAGGAGTTCGACCTCACCGAGGCGGCGAACAAGCCGCTGAAGAACTTCTCCGGCGGTATGCGCCGCCGCCTCGACCTCGCGGCCAGCCTGATCGCCACCCCGCCGCTGCTGTTCCTCGACGAACCGACCACCGGCCTCGATCCGCGCACCCGCGCGCAGATGTGGGACACCATCCGCCGCCTGGTCCGCGAGGGCGCGACGGTGCTGCTGACCACCCAGTACCTGGACGAGGCCGATCAGCTGGCCGACCGGATCGCCGTGATCGACCGCGGCAAGGTGATCGCCGACGGCACCGCCGACGAACTCAAGGCCTCGGTCGGCGGCTCCTCGCTGCACCTGACACTGGTCGATCGCGACCAGCTCGCCGAAGCCCGCCGCATCGTCGGCGATTTCCTCGGCGTCGACGCCCAGATCACCCCGGAGGCGGGCCGTCTCACCGCGCCGCTTCCGGACGCGAGCGTCACCACCGACCTGCTGATCCGGCTGCGCGAATGGGATGTCGCGATCGATGAGATCACGGTGAGCAAGCCGAGCCTGGACGAGGTCTTTCTGACCATCACCGGCCACCCGGCCGACGACGACGAACGGAGCGCGGCATGA
- a CDS encoding ABC transporter permease, whose protein sequence is MTTLTAPPTATAAATRIPQVNNRIGIRQTMSTSLTMAYRGILKIKHKPEQLFDVTIQPILFTALFTYIFGGAIAGNVHDYLPILIPGILVQTVVLTSVVTGTQLREDMDKGVFDRFKSLPIARVSALAGALIADMVRYGIATVLTVVVGICLGYRPGGGALGVLAAAVVIVLCSFAISWIWALVGVTGKSAASVQGISMMVMFPLTFMSGAFALVSTMPGWMQAINHANPVYYMVNACRELMNGNVYGSNLAWSLLGSLVVIAIFAPLTVKAYMRRA, encoded by the coding sequence ATGACGACACTGACCGCACCACCGACCGCCACCGCGGCGGCCACTCGAATTCCTCAGGTGAACAACCGAATCGGCATCCGCCAGACGATGTCGACCTCGTTGACCATGGCCTACCGCGGCATCCTCAAGATCAAGCACAAGCCCGAGCAGCTGTTCGACGTGACGATCCAGCCGATCCTGTTCACGGCGCTGTTCACCTATATCTTCGGCGGCGCCATCGCGGGCAACGTGCACGACTATCTACCCATCCTGATTCCGGGCATCCTGGTGCAGACGGTGGTGCTCACCTCCGTGGTGACCGGCACCCAGTTGCGCGAGGACATGGACAAGGGCGTCTTCGATCGGTTCAAATCCCTTCCGATCGCCCGCGTCTCGGCGCTGGCCGGTGCGCTGATCGCCGACATGGTGCGCTACGGCATCGCCACCGTGCTCACCGTCGTCGTCGGCATCTGCCTGGGTTACCGTCCGGGCGGCGGTGCGCTCGGCGTGCTGGCCGCCGCCGTGGTCATCGTGCTGTGTTCGTTCGCGATCAGCTGGATCTGGGCGCTGGTCGGCGTCACCGGCAAGAGCGCGGCCTCTGTGCAGGGCATCTCGATGATGGTGATGTTCCCGCTGACCTTCATGTCCGGCGCGTTCGCCCTGGTGAGCACGATGCCGGGCTGGATGCAGGCGATCAATCACGCGAACCCGGTGTACTACATGGTCAACGCGTGCCGAGAGTTGATGAACGGCAACGTGTACGGCAGCAATCTGGCGTGGTCGCTGCTCGGCTCGTTGGTGGTGATCGCGATCTTCGCGCCGCTGACGGTCAAGGCGTACATGCGCAGGGCCTGA